The Anaerolineae bacterium genome contains a region encoding:
- a CDS encoding ribonucleoside triphosphate reductase — MLEKIKKRDKRIVPFDSSKITAAIAKAGKATEEFGEKEAKKLTLRVLTLAHEIHLDPAPGVEEIQDVVERVLLDSPFYKTAKAYILYREQHAQIRNIATKANIDLVDTYIQKLDWKIKENSNMCYSLQGLNNYISSDITKEYWLNRIYPQEFRHAHKNGDLHIHDLSLLSIYCVGWDLEDILKQGFKGVKGKVESAAPKHLRSALGQIVNFFYTLQGEAAGAQAISSFDTLLAPFIRYDNLNYKEIKQSMQEFVFNINIPTRVGFQTPFTNITMDLHVPSILKDHPVIIGGVEKDETYSDFQPEMDMLNKAFAEVMMEGDAKGRVFTFPIPTYNITADFDWDNPNFEPIWKMTGKYGIPYFSNFVNSDMSPDDARSMCCRLRLDKRELLKRGGGLFGANPLTGSIGVVTINLPRIGYLAQNEKDFFARLTKTILLAKDSLAIKRKVLEKFTERNLYPYTKFYLREIKNNTGLYWKNHFSTIGIIGMNEACLNFLGEDITGKNGQEFSLKVMDFIRDMIAQIQQETGEMFNLEATPAEGTSYRLALLDKKRFPEIICANENNYQQGGAPYYTNSTQLPVNYTDDILKTLMLQESLQAKYTGGTVLHIFLGELVSDTMAIKSLIKKVSNNFRLPYFTLTPTFSVCPSHGYLNGEQEICPACKQKTEIYSRVVGYLRPVTQWNDGKQAEFKMRKTFKVA; from the coding sequence GTGCTTGAAAAGATAAAAAAACGGGACAAAAGGATAGTACCATTTGATTCGTCAAAGATTACAGCCGCGATTGCCAAGGCGGGTAAAGCAACAGAAGAATTCGGGGAAAAAGAGGCAAAAAAGCTGACCCTTCGAGTTCTGACCTTGGCTCATGAAATCCACCTTGATCCTGCTCCAGGAGTAGAAGAGATACAGGATGTTGTTGAAAGGGTGTTGCTTGATTCTCCATTTTATAAAACTGCAAAAGCTTATATTCTATACAGGGAACAGCATGCGCAGATAAGAAACATTGCAACAAAAGCAAATATTGATCTTGTTGATACCTATATCCAGAAATTAGACTGGAAAATTAAGGAAAACAGCAACATGTGCTATTCCCTTCAGGGGCTTAACAATTATATATCATCCGATATTACAAAAGAATACTGGCTTAACCGCATCTATCCCCAGGAGTTCAGGCATGCCCATAAAAATGGGGATCTTCACATACACGACCTGAGCCTGCTTTCGATTTATTGTGTTGGATGGGATCTGGAAGATATTCTAAAGCAGGGATTCAAGGGGGTTAAAGGCAAGGTGGAAAGCGCCGCGCCCAAACATCTTAGATCGGCTCTGGGGCAAATCGTAAACTTTTTCTATACATTGCAGGGTGAAGCAGCAGGCGCCCAGGCTATTTCAAGCTTTGACACCCTCTTAGCCCCTTTTATCCGGTATGACAACCTGAATTATAAAGAGATAAAACAGTCTATGCAGGAGTTTGTTTTTAATATTAATATACCGACACGTGTAGGATTTCAAACTCCATTTACCAATATTACCATGGATCTTCATGTGCCTTCTATTTTAAAAGATCATCCTGTAATCATAGGCGGAGTTGAAAAGGATGAGACATACTCGGACTTCCAGCCGGAAATGGACATGTTAAACAAAGCCTTTGCCGAGGTAATGATGGAAGGGGATGCAAAGGGGAGGGTTTTTACATTTCCCATTCCGACTTATAACATCACAGCGGATTTTGACTGGGATAATCCTAATTTTGAACCGATCTGGAAAATGACCGGCAAGTATGGAATCCCTTATTTTTCCAACTTTGTAAATTCAGACATGTCACCTGATGATGCCAGGTCAATGTGTTGCCGTTTACGACTTGATAAGAGAGAGCTTTTAAAAAGAGGGGGTGGTCTGTTTGGAGCAAACCCCCTTACAGGATCGATTGGGGTGGTAACCATAAACCTCCCGCGCATAGGATATTTGGCTCAAAACGAAAAGGACTTCTTTGCTCGTTTAACAAAGACAATACTTCTTGCAAAGGACAGTCTGGCTATAAAAAGAAAGGTCCTTGAAAAATTTACAGAAAGAAACCTTTATCCTTACACAAAATTTTATTTAAGAGAAATTAAAAACAACACCGGTCTTTACTGGAAAAACCATTTTTCCACTATCGGAATTATCGGCATGAATGAAGCATGCTTAAACTTTTTAGGCGAAGATATTACCGGTAAAAATGGTCAGGAGTTTTCACTAAAGGTCATGGATTTTATCCGTGACATGATAGCACAGATACAGCAGGAAACAGGCGAGATGTTTAATCTGGAGGCAACGCCGGCAGAAGGCACTTCATATCGCCTGGCGTTGCTTGATAAAAAAAGGTTCCCTGAAATTATTTGCGCCAATGAGAATAACTACCAGCAAGGGGGAGCCCCATACTATACAAACTCTACCCAGCTTCCCGTCAACTATACGGATGATATCCTCAAAACCCTGATGCTCCAGGAAAGTCTCCAGGCAAAATATACTGGAGGCACTGTGCTGCATATCTTCCTCGGAGAACTGGTAAGCGACACCATGGCTATTAAAAGTCTGATCAAAAAGGTATCAAATAATTTCCGGCTCCCATATTTCACCCTTACACCGACCTTCAGCGTATGTCCGTCACACGGGTATTTGAATGGCGAGCAGGAAATATGTCCTGCCTGTAAACAGAAGACCGAAATCTATTCCAGGGTGGTAGGCTATTTACGGCCAGTAACGCAGTGGAATGACGGCAAGCAGGCTGAGTTTAAGATGAGAAAAACGTTTAAGGTAGCATAA